One Candidatus Cardinium hertigii DNA window includes the following coding sequences:
- a CDS encoding Rpn family recombination-promoting nuclease/putative transposase, with protein MTSHLKHDALIKKILTDQLAAQEFLEHYLPADFKALVDLSQITIEKESFVEDDLKRKLTDLLYSVKTKNQEKAFVYVLIEAQVTSDHWMALRLWKYMLLLCERNRKNKDKLPLICPIVIYHGSKPYHAPRNIWQLFSNPEQAQKLMGEEYQLIDLQSMSDDAILQKKHLAMFEYLLKHIHKRDILKLWENLFTHCQHALLVDKEKGYICIKALVWYSDAKLPEEKQAELERVISSHLSKEETATIMRTIAQKYIEEGRQQGVMQGMEKGMEKGMEKGMEKGMEKGMEKGMEKGMEKGKMERNLEIAKAMLANGVEVSFIAQITGLDTACIASLQLLDRNLSTV; from the coding sequence ATGACCAGCCATCTAAAGCATGATGCTTTAATCAAAAAGATCTTAACGGATCAACTAGCTGCACAGGAATTCCTAGAACACTATTTACCAGCTGACTTTAAAGCGCTTGTTGATTTAAGTCAGATCACCATAGAAAAAGAATCTTTTGTTGAAGATGACCTTAAAAGAAAACTAACCGATCTCCTCTATTCCGTTAAAACTAAAAATCAAGAAAAAGCTTTTGTCTATGTATTAATTGAGGCACAAGTTACCTCAGATCATTGGATGGCATTGCGCTTATGGAAGTACATGCTTTTGTTATGTGAACGCAATAGGAAAAATAAAGATAAGTTGCCCTTAATATGTCCCATTGTAATTTACCACGGCTCTAAACCATACCATGCACCCAGGAATATATGGCAATTGTTTAGCAACCCTGAACAAGCCCAAAAATTAATGGGGGAAGAGTATCAACTGATTGATTTACAAAGCATGTCAGATGATGCCATCTTACAAAAGAAACATTTGGCTATGTTTGAATACCTGCTCAAACACATCCATAAACGCGATATTCTCAAATTATGGGAAAACCTATTTACACACTGCCAACACGCCCTCTTAGTAGATAAAGAAAAAGGTTATATTTGTATAAAGGCTTTGGTATGGTATAGCGACGCTAAGTTACCGGAAGAAAAACAGGCGGAATTAGAACGGGTCATCTCGAGCCATTTATCTAAAGAAGAAACAGCTACGATTATGAGAACCATTGCACAAAAATACATTGAGGAAGGCAGACAGCAGGGGGTAATGCAAGGCATGGAGAAAGGCATGGAGAAAGGCATGGAGAAAGGCATGGAGAAAGGCATGGAAAAAGGCATGGAAAAAGGCATGGAGAAAGGCATGGAAAAAGGTAAAATGGAAAGGAACCTTGAAATAGCTAAAGCCATGCTAGCGAATGGTGTTGAGGTCTCTTTTATTGCCCAAATTACTGGACTTGATACGGCTTGTATTGCTTCCCTTCAATTATTAGACCGTAACTTGTCTACGGTCTAA